In Thermococcus thioreducens, a genomic segment contains:
- a CDS encoding dicarboxylate/amino acid:cation symporter, whose translation MGKGLLKTYLDIPVLQKILAGLVLGIIAGILLPGYAGTLKPLGDLFIRLLKMLVMPIILFSLIVGSASINPARLGRVGVKIIVYYLFTSAFAVFFGLLMGNIFKPGSGIELGTGAGKAIQAEAPSLVQTLLSIVPTNPFAAFSNGQVLPTIFFAIVFGIAISYLMNSEDERLKTSAETLYKAVDAAAEAMYKIVGGVMQYAPIGVFALIYYVVGTFGPNVAGPLVKVVVAVYLGLILQIVLVYGVLLKVFGIDLIKFLKKAKDAMITAFVTRSSSGTLPITMRVAEEEMGVDRGIFSFTLPLGATINMDGTALYQGVTVLFVAYAIGQPLTLGQQLIVILTAVLASIGTAGVPGAGAIMLAMVLQSVGLDLTEGSPVALAYAMILGIDAILDMGRTMVNVTGDLAGTTIVAKTEGEVDLSKWEK comes from the coding sequence ATGGGAAAGGGTCTGCTTAAGACGTATCTGGACATACCCGTGCTTCAAAAGATTCTTGCCGGCTTGGTTCTTGGTATTATCGCCGGGATACTGCTGCCGGGGTATGCAGGCACTCTCAAGCCCCTTGGCGACCTGTTCATCCGCCTGCTGAAGATGCTGGTGATGCCCATCATACTGTTTTCGCTGATAGTCGGCTCAGCAAGCATCAACCCGGCGAGGCTCGGAAGGGTCGGGGTCAAAATCATAGTGTACTACCTCTTCACGTCGGCCTTCGCGGTCTTCTTTGGCCTGCTGATGGGCAACATCTTCAAGCCGGGAAGCGGGATAGAGCTGGGTACCGGTGCGGGGAAGGCAATACAGGCGGAGGCGCCTTCACTAGTCCAAACGCTCCTCAGCATAGTACCGACCAACCCCTTTGCCGCTTTTTCAAACGGCCAGGTGCTGCCCACGATATTCTTCGCCATAGTCTTTGGAATAGCCATCAGCTACCTCATGAACAGCGAGGACGAGAGGCTCAAGACCTCCGCTGAAACCCTTTACAAGGCAGTCGACGCCGCTGCCGAGGCGATGTACAAGATAGTTGGGGGTGTTATGCAGTACGCTCCGATAGGTGTCTTTGCCCTCATCTACTACGTCGTCGGCACTTTCGGGCCCAACGTGGCCGGACCCCTGGTCAAGGTCGTGGTCGCGGTTTACCTCGGCCTCATACTCCAGATAGTGCTCGTCTACGGCGTTCTGCTTAAGGTCTTCGGCATCGACCTCATCAAGTTCCTCAAGAAAGCCAAGGACGCCATGATAACGGCCTTCGTCACGAGGAGCTCCAGCGGAACCCTGCCGATCACCATGCGCGTCGCCGAGGAGGAGATGGGCGTTGACAGAGGAATATTTTCCTTCACGCTACCCCTCGGTGCGACGATAAACATGGACGGCACGGCGCTCTATCAGGGTGTCACGGTTCTCTTCGTGGCTTACGCCATCGGCCAGCCACTGACCCTTGGACAGCAGCTGATTGTTATACTCACCGCGGTGCTGGCCTCGATAGGAACCGCCGGCGTTCCCGGTGCCGGAGCCATAATGCTCGCCATGGTGCTCCAGAGCGTCGGTCTCGACCTGACCGAAGGGAGTCCTGTGGCACTTGCCTACGCCATGATACTCGGCATTGACGCCATCCTCGACATGGGCAGGACCATGGTCAACGTCACAGGCGACCTTGCAGGAACGACCATCGTGGCCAAAACGGAGGGCGAAGTCGACCTCTCTAAGTGGGAGAAGTGA
- a CDS encoding TIGR01177 family methyltransferase, producing the protein MLYVEILGNLPGMARDEVKAMLELAGGRIAGRDYLFLKVEADERAFPYLNRLGLAHEYGELIVEAESVEGLLEKAKEVKWPIEGTFKVDTETMANCRHDILDLPRKLGAVIHAQGFRVNLSRPDTLVRVYCGERLYAGIRLRFFDPKDFEGRKAHHRPFFRPISLHPRVSRALVNLTKAKRELLDPMMGAGGILMEAGLLGLKVYGVDIRPEMVEGAEMNLRHYGIRNYELKLGDATKLEELFDKKFEAVATDPPYGTSATLAGREREVLYRKVLESIYGVLDKGGRLAIAFPASFDGKKEAEKVGFKLVGRYYQRVHKSLDRYFYVFEK; encoded by the coding sequence ATGCTCTACGTTGAGATACTCGGAAACCTGCCTGGAATGGCAAGGGACGAGGTAAAGGCGATGCTGGAACTGGCCGGCGGAAGGATAGCCGGCCGGGACTACCTTTTCCTCAAGGTCGAGGCAGATGAAAGGGCGTTCCCATACTTAAACCGTCTCGGCCTGGCCCACGAGTACGGGGAGCTTATTGTTGAAGCTGAGTCGGTGGAGGGGCTCCTGGAGAAGGCGAAAGAAGTCAAGTGGCCGATTGAGGGGACCTTTAAAGTTGACACGGAGACGATGGCCAACTGCAGGCACGATATTTTAGACCTGCCCAGGAAGCTCGGCGCTGTTATTCACGCCCAGGGATTCAGGGTGAACCTCTCACGGCCGGACACGCTCGTCCGGGTTTACTGCGGCGAGAGGCTCTACGCGGGGATAAGGCTCCGCTTCTTTGACCCTAAGGACTTCGAGGGCAGAAAGGCCCATCACAGGCCGTTTTTCAGGCCGATTTCCCTCCACCCGAGGGTCTCCCGCGCGCTGGTGAACCTCACGAAGGCCAAGAGAGAGCTCCTCGACCCCATGATGGGCGCTGGCGGGATCCTCATGGAGGCCGGACTGCTCGGCCTGAAGGTCTACGGGGTGGACATAAGGCCGGAGATGGTTGAAGGCGCCGAAATGAACCTCAGACACTACGGAATAAGGAACTACGAGCTGAAGCTCGGCGATGCGACAAAGCTGGAGGAGCTGTTTGATAAAAAGTTCGAGGCCGTAGCCACAGACCCGCCCTACGGGACCTCGGCAACCCTCGCTGGAAGAGAACGGGAGGTGCTGTACAGGAAGGTATTGGAGAGCATCTATGGTGTTCTTGATAAGGGCGGAAGGCTGGCGATAGCCTTTCCCGCGAGCTTTGACGGGAAAAAGGAGGCTGAAAAGGTCGGCTTCAAACTGGTCGGGAGGTACTACCAGCGGGTTCACAAGAGCCTCGACAGGTACTTCTACGTTTTTGAAAAGTAG
- a CDS encoding alanyl-tRNA editing protein, which produces MTRKLYYEDAYMKEAKAKVLEVKNGALLLDGTIFYPTGGGQPHDRGTINGVEVLDVYKDDAGNVWHVVAEPEKFNPGQEVELKIDWDYRYRLMRIHSAMHLLEHVLNEVLPGEWQLYGSGMSAEKGRYDILYPENVNQYKEKIIETFNRLVDEGGEMKIWWEGETRYTQIRDFEVIPCGGTHVRDIKEIGHLKKFKRSSLGKGKQRLEIWLED; this is translated from the coding sequence GTGACCCGCAAGCTCTACTACGAGGATGCCTACATGAAGGAAGCGAAGGCGAAGGTTCTTGAGGTTAAAAATGGCGCCCTTCTGCTCGACGGGACGATTTTCTACCCGACCGGCGGCGGCCAGCCCCACGACAGGGGGACGATAAACGGTGTTGAAGTCCTCGACGTCTACAAGGACGATGCCGGCAACGTCTGGCACGTCGTCGCTGAGCCAGAGAAGTTTAATCCCGGCCAAGAGGTTGAGCTCAAGATAGACTGGGACTACAGGTACAGGCTCATGAGGATTCACAGCGCGATGCACCTGCTTGAGCACGTGCTGAACGAGGTTCTGCCCGGCGAGTGGCAGCTCTACGGCAGCGGCATGAGCGCTGAAAAGGGCCGCTACGACATACTCTACCCGGAGAACGTCAATCAGTACAAGGAGAAAATCATCGAGACCTTTAACCGGCTCGTTGACGAGGGCGGTGAGATGAAGATATGGTGGGAAGGGGAAACAAGATACACCCAGATAAGGGACTTCGAGGTCATACCCTGCGGCGGGACGCACGTGAGGGACATAAAGGAGATAGGCCATCTGAAGAAGTTCAAGCGCTCCAGTCTGGGAAAAGGAAAACAGAGGCTGGAGATATGGTTGGAGGATTAG
- a CDS encoding biotin--[acetyl-CoA-carboxylase] ligase: MVKIEQVVGIRVITLDEVDSTNEYAKSIVREVPEGTVVVAKRQTAGRGRKGRSWTSPEGGLWLSVILKPPKVDPRLVFVGALAVVDTLADFGIASGIKWPNDVWAGGKKIAGVLTEGKVGEYTILGVGLNVNNPIPEELRETATAMVNFTGVKLPLERVLERLLFHLDGWYRVLKERPEIMMAKVRERTFILGRVVRVVEDDDVLIGRAVDVLDDGSLLLDIGGQLRRVLYGDVSLRFF; encoded by the coding sequence ATGGTAAAAATAGAGCAGGTTGTAGGTATCAGGGTCATAACCCTCGACGAAGTGGATTCCACGAACGAATACGCCAAGTCCATCGTCCGTGAGGTTCCCGAGGGCACGGTGGTGGTTGCGAAAAGGCAGACTGCCGGGAGGGGCAGAAAAGGGCGCTCGTGGACTTCCCCCGAGGGGGGGCTCTGGCTGAGTGTAATCCTCAAGCCTCCCAAGGTTGATCCGAGGCTGGTCTTCGTTGGAGCTTTAGCCGTTGTTGATACCCTCGCGGACTTCGGCATAGCGTCGGGGATCAAGTGGCCGAACGACGTGTGGGCGGGAGGTAAAAAGATCGCCGGCGTGCTGACCGAGGGGAAGGTTGGCGAGTACACAATTCTGGGCGTTGGTCTAAACGTCAACAATCCCATCCCTGAAGAACTGAGGGAAACCGCAACGGCCATGGTGAACTTCACAGGCGTAAAGCTGCCTCTGGAGCGGGTTCTTGAGCGGCTCCTCTTCCATCTGGACGGCTGGTACCGCGTCCTTAAGGAGAGGCCGGAGATTATGATGGCCAAAGTTCGCGAGAGAACGTTTATCCTCGGGAGAGTCGTCAGGGTCGTCGAGGACGATGATGTCCTTATAGGGCGTGCGGTGGACGTTTTAGATGATGGGTCACTGTTGCTTGACATTGGCGGACAGCTAAGGCGAGTCCTGTACGGCGATGTTTCGTTAAGATTTTTCTAA
- the hisA gene encoding 1-(5-phosphoribosyl)-5-((5-phosphoribosylamino)methylideneamino)imidazole-4-carboxamide isomerase: MEVYPAIDLMNGKAVRLYKGRREDVKVYGEPLEIAERFAELVDKVHIVDLDGAFEGFPRNLDVVGRIIEETGLRVQLGGGFRTYEAVARAYEIGVENVIIGTKALDLDFLERVTADFDGITVSLDSKGGRVAVKGWLESRMPVERAYKALRDYVNRFVYTSVERDGTLTGIEEIERFWKSEEFIYAGGVSSVDDLRRLAETGFSGAIVGKALYEGLVTLEELLEVAECSPKG, encoded by the coding sequence ATGGAGGTTTATCCGGCTATAGACCTCATGAACGGAAAGGCCGTGAGGCTCTACAAGGGGAGGAGAGAGGACGTTAAAGTCTACGGCGAGCCGCTGGAGATAGCGGAGCGCTTCGCCGAGCTGGTGGACAAAGTCCACATAGTTGATCTCGACGGTGCTTTTGAGGGCTTTCCAAGGAACCTCGATGTGGTCGGGAGAATAATCGAGGAGACAGGTCTCAGAGTCCAGCTCGGCGGGGGCTTCAGGACATACGAGGCTGTAGCCAGAGCCTACGAAATCGGCGTCGAGAACGTGATAATCGGCACAAAGGCCCTTGATCTGGACTTCCTTGAGAGGGTTACCGCTGATTTCGACGGGATAACGGTGAGCCTCGACTCGAAGGGCGGAAGGGTTGCGGTGAAGGGCTGGCTTGAGAGCAGGATGCCGGTTGAGAGGGCCTACAAAGCCCTGAGGGACTACGTGAACAGGTTCGTTTACACCTCCGTGGAAAGGGACGGAACGCTGACCGGCATAGAGGAAATCGAGAGGTTTTGGAAAAGCGAGGAGTTCATCTACGCCGGGGGAGTTTCGAGCGTCGATGACCTGAGGAGGCTTGCCGAAACGGGCTTCTCCGGGGCTATAGTTGGGAAGGCGCTGTACGAAGGCCTTGTTACCCTTGAAGAGCTTCTGGAGGTGGCAGAATGCTCGCCAAAAGGGTAA
- a CDS encoding HAD family hydrolase — protein sequence MWIVFDVDGVLIDVRESYDEATKLTAEYFLGLFGVEREIKPEWVRELRRKGSFGDDFKVSEALILFALSGRAEELVEEFPEGGTIEWVREKFGFQVFGGSIERVFNTFYLGREYPERLFDFPGLWKKERPIVRRGLLERASKHFKLGVVTGRSALEMELAERIIGFKFENAVTREAYLKPDPRALWELVRGEPGVYIGDTINDELFVENYRGKYGDFDFVMVGRDVKDVNEFLENALEGGL from the coding sequence ATGTGGATAGTCTTTGACGTTGACGGTGTGCTCATAGACGTGAGGGAGAGCTACGATGAAGCTACGAAGCTCACCGCGGAGTACTTCCTGGGGCTCTTCGGGGTTGAAAGGGAAATCAAGCCCGAATGGGTCAGGGAGCTCAGGAGGAAGGGCTCCTTCGGCGACGATTTCAAGGTCAGCGAGGCGCTGATACTCTTTGCCCTCTCCGGAAGGGCGGAGGAGCTCGTCGAGGAATTCCCGGAGGGTGGAACCATAGAGTGGGTTCGCGAGAAGTTCGGCTTCCAGGTCTTCGGCGGAAGCATCGAGAGGGTATTCAACACGTTCTACCTGGGGAGGGAGTACCCGGAGAGGCTCTTTGACTTCCCGGGGCTGTGGAAAAAGGAGCGTCCCATCGTCAGGAGGGGACTCCTGGAGAGGGCCTCCAAGCACTTCAAGCTGGGGGTCGTCACAGGAAGGAGCGCCCTGGAGATGGAGCTGGCCGAGAGGATAATCGGGTTCAAGTTTGAAAACGCCGTTACGAGGGAGGCCTACCTCAAACCAGATCCCAGGGCACTGTGGGAGCTCGTGAGGGGCGAGCCAGGGGTTTACATAGGCGATACAATCAACGACGAGCTTTTCGTCGAGAACTACCGGGGGAAATACGGGGATTTTGACTTCGTCATGGTCGGACGTGATGTTAAAGACGTCAATGAGTTTCTGGAGAATGCACTGGAGGGTGGCCTGTGA
- the hisIE gene encoding bifunctional phosphoribosyl-AMP cyclohydrolase/phosphoribosyl-ATP diphosphatase HisIE, with protein MNVEELIEKVNWEENGGVVPVVVQDTKGEVLTLAYMDREALRRTLQTGYAHYYSRSQKRVRMKGEVSGNLQRVREIKVDCDDDALLLIVEQKGAACHTGNYSCFYRKLGEPERVLPMDYSLEVLRELEELIRKRKEEPVEGSYTSRLLREGRERIYKKFGEEAVEVLVAETREGLIYETADMLYHLLVLLAYNDVSLGEVMAELRRRRG; from the coding sequence ATGAACGTGGAGGAACTCATCGAGAAGGTCAACTGGGAGGAGAACGGCGGGGTTGTTCCGGTCGTCGTTCAGGATACTAAGGGCGAGGTGCTGACGCTCGCCTACATGGACAGGGAAGCACTGAGGAGGACTCTCCAGACCGGCTACGCCCACTACTACTCCCGCTCCCAGAAAAGGGTCAGGATGAAGGGTGAGGTGAGCGGGAACCTTCAGCGCGTTAGGGAGATAAAGGTTGACTGCGACGACGATGCACTCCTCCTCATCGTCGAGCAGAAAGGAGCTGCCTGCCACACGGGGAACTACTCCTGCTTTTACAGAAAGCTCGGCGAGCCGGAAAGGGTTCTGCCGATGGACTACTCCCTTGAGGTACTCCGGGAGCTTGAGGAGCTTATACGGAAAAGGAAAGAAGAGCCCGTGGAAGGCTCCTACACCTCAAGGCTGCTCCGGGAGGGCAGGGAGAGGATATACAAGAAGTTCGGAGAAGAAGCGGTCGAGGTTCTCGTTGCAGAGACGCGGGAAGGCCTGATATACGAAACCGCCGACATGCTCTACCACCTGCTCGTCCTTCTCGCCTACAACGACGTTTCCCTCGGCGAGGTGATGGCCGAGCTGAGGAGGCGGCGGGGATGA
- the hisB gene encoding imidazoleglycerol-phosphate dehydratase HisB, which yields MKRKTRETDVTVELDVAGEIRTGDGVLDHLLTALFFYMGREANVKASYDLRHHLWEDVGIVLGEELRSKLPERFARFGNAAMPMDDALVLVVVDISGRPYVSAELTFEESEEGFEVSLVREFLWGLARSLKATIHVKTLSGVNAHHVIEAAFKGLGVALGRAIQESGKLESTKGLLEV from the coding sequence ATGAAGAGGAAAACGAGGGAAACCGACGTGACGGTGGAGCTCGACGTGGCCGGGGAGATAAGGACGGGCGATGGAGTCCTCGACCACCTCCTCACCGCCCTCTTTTTTTACATGGGGCGGGAAGCCAACGTTAAGGCCAGCTACGACCTCAGGCACCACCTGTGGGAGGACGTTGGTATAGTCCTCGGCGAGGAGCTCCGCTCCAAGCTTCCGGAGAGGTTTGCCCGCTTCGGGAACGCGGCGATGCCCATGGACGATGCTTTAGTCCTCGTCGTGGTGGACATCTCGGGGAGGCCCTACGTGAGCGCTGAGCTGACCTTTGAGGAAAGTGAGGAGGGTTTTGAGGTTTCGCTCGTCAGGGAATTCCTATGGGGATTAGCAAGGTCTCTAAAGGCTACAATCCACGTGAAAACGCTGAGCGGGGTCAATGCCCACCACGTTATCGAGGCGGCATTTAAAGGCCTCGGTGTGGCTCTCGGAAGGGCAATTCAGGAGAGCGGAAAGCTGGAGAGCACGAAGGGCCTGCTGGAGGTGTGA
- a CDS encoding endonuclease/exonuclease/phosphatase family protein, whose protein sequence is MSEMKWTAKNGILLSVCTFNLHGKEENDGTRLRAIAERLSELKLDLCALQEVVVDGDKNTAERLAEMLEGLTGEDYRVHFVESHLFYEMYPEGVAVVSRYPFREVGVIDLNDLGELSPLLPRHAAVSGVEVEGRRILFVSVHLDHHKNPLVRKLQVERLLEELESHYSGYAAVILAGDFNDTEDSPALRLLKENGFIDAYRTCNDDPGYTFPAPSPSMRIDYILVKGGLEVLYAGRIMEEGLSDHLGVYSILGEGDATFQKRRSTCRGSCEPAGSTSRPV, encoded by the coding sequence ATGAGCGAGATGAAGTGGACAGCGAAAAACGGTATCCTGCTCTCGGTCTGCACCTTCAACCTCCACGGAAAGGAAGAAAACGACGGGACGAGGCTGAGGGCGATAGCGGAGAGGCTCTCGGAGCTGAAGCTCGACCTATGCGCCCTCCAGGAGGTCGTGGTCGATGGCGACAAAAACACCGCCGAGAGACTCGCGGAGATGCTGGAGGGTCTGACGGGTGAGGACTACCGCGTGCACTTCGTTGAGTCCCACCTCTTCTATGAGATGTATCCAGAGGGCGTGGCCGTCGTATCGAGATACCCTTTTAGGGAAGTGGGCGTCATAGACCTCAACGACCTAGGCGAGCTCTCGCCTCTTCTCCCGCGCCACGCGGCCGTTTCCGGGGTTGAGGTTGAGGGAAGAAGGATACTCTTCGTTTCCGTTCACCTCGACCACCACAAAAACCCGCTGGTGAGGAAGCTCCAGGTTGAGAGGCTCCTTGAAGAGCTTGAGAGCCACTACAGCGGATACGCCGCCGTAATCCTGGCGGGGGACTTCAACGACACCGAGGACTCTCCCGCCCTGAGACTCCTGAAAGAAAACGGCTTCATAGATGCATACCGCACCTGCAACGATGACCCCGGTTACACTTTTCCCGCTCCATCTCCGAGCATGAGAATAGACTACATCCTGGTGAAGGGAGGTCTTGAAGTGCTCTACGCGGGAAGGATAATGGAAGAAGGCCTGAGCGACCATCTTGGCGTTTACTCTATCCTCGGCGAAGGAGACGCTACTTTTCAAAAACGTAGAAGTACCTGTCGAGGCTCTTGTGAACCCGCTGGTAGTACCTCCCGACCAGTTTGA
- the hisH gene encoding imidazole glycerol phosphate synthase subunit HisH: MIAIVDLGIGNLANVRKAIGGVITSDPYEIEKAEKIVLPGVGNFGAVLEKLEPLRGVILDAINDGKPFLGICLGLQLLFEGSEESPGKPGLGVFRGDVVRFQGVRTPHIGWNQLWKRKDCPLFEGIRDGAYFYFVHSYYAVPGEDIVAGVTDYESKGKKVVFTSAVCRGDVYAVQFHPEKSGKNGLTVMRNFRGL, from the coding sequence GTGATAGCGATAGTTGACCTTGGGATCGGCAACCTCGCCAACGTGAGAAAAGCCATTGGAGGGGTCATTACGAGCGACCCCTACGAGATCGAAAAGGCCGAGAAGATCGTCCTTCCTGGAGTGGGGAACTTCGGGGCAGTCCTGGAGAAACTCGAACCGCTGAGGGGGGTCATACTCGACGCAATAAACGATGGAAAGCCCTTCCTCGGGATATGCCTTGGCCTCCAGCTCCTCTTTGAGGGGAGCGAGGAGAGCCCCGGAAAGCCCGGCCTCGGGGTTTTCAGGGGAGATGTGGTCAGGTTTCAGGGAGTCAGAACCCCGCACATCGGCTGGAACCAGCTGTGGAAGAGGAAGGACTGCCCGCTCTTCGAGGGGATCCGCGATGGGGCGTACTTCTACTTCGTCCACTCCTACTACGCGGTTCCGGGAGAGGACATCGTTGCGGGCGTTACCGACTATGAGTCGAAGGGAAAAAAGGTAGTCTTCACCTCCGCCGTCTGCAGGGGGGACGTCTACGCCGTCCAGTTCCACCCGGAAAAGAGCGGGAAGAACGGATTAACCGTCATGAGAAACTTCAGGGGGCTTTAA
- the hisC gene encoding histidinol-phosphate transaminase, whose translation MRIRELVRSFEPYRVVEEDYPIRLDKNESPYDLPGWVKEEIFEELRELSFNRYPHITSMPAREAVASFYGLSPENVAVGNGGDELIGYLVRLFEGDYVVTTPPTFGMYSFYAKLEKVPVVEVPLREDFTIDGDAIAEKAGNARVVFIASPNNPTGNSQPEEEIVRVLDTGKPVVLDEAYAEFAGRSLWRLIEEYPNLIVLRTFSKAFSLAGVRAGYFLANEEVVDALYRIKSPFSVGIMTVAAVKVVLRHYDLVERRVAKIVEERERIRRAFREFTYPSDANFLLMRLDAYEFLLEKGIVVRKLSGRLDGHIRVTVGRKWENRKLVEALREYLEVEGCG comes from the coding sequence ATGAGGATCCGGGAACTCGTTAGGTCGTTCGAGCCGTACCGCGTTGTGGAAGAAGACTACCCGATAAGGCTCGATAAGAACGAGAGCCCCTACGATTTACCCGGCTGGGTGAAGGAGGAGATATTCGAGGAGCTGAGGGAGCTTTCCTTCAACCGCTACCCTCACATAACCTCGATGCCGGCCAGGGAGGCCGTAGCCAGCTTCTACGGCCTGTCTCCGGAGAACGTCGCCGTCGGGAACGGCGGTGACGAGCTGATAGGCTACCTCGTCCGGCTCTTCGAGGGGGACTACGTAGTCACGACGCCGCCGACCTTCGGCATGTATTCGTTCTACGCGAAGCTGGAAAAAGTTCCGGTTGTTGAAGTGCCCCTGAGGGAGGACTTCACGATAGACGGCGACGCCATAGCGGAAAAGGCAGGGAACGCGAGGGTAGTCTTCATAGCCTCCCCCAACAACCCGACCGGTAATTCACAGCCGGAGGAGGAAATAGTCAGGGTTCTCGACACTGGGAAACCTGTTGTCCTCGACGAGGCCTACGCTGAATTCGCAGGAAGGAGCCTCTGGAGGCTTATCGAGGAGTACCCGAACCTCATCGTGCTGAGGACTTTCTCCAAGGCCTTTAGCCTAGCTGGGGTCAGGGCGGGCTACTTCCTGGCAAACGAGGAGGTTGTCGATGCCCTCTACAGGATAAAGTCCCCCTTCAGCGTCGGGATAATGACCGTGGCGGCCGTGAAGGTTGTGCTCAGGCACTACGACCTCGTGGAGAGGCGCGTGGCAAAGATAGTCGAGGAGAGGGAAAGGATAAGGAGGGCCTTTCGGGAGTTCACCTATCCCAGCGACGCAAACTTCCTCCTGATGAGGCTGGACGCCTACGAGTTTCTCCTGGAGAAGGGTATAGTCGTCAGAAAGCTCTCGGGGAGGCTCGACGGCCACATACGGGTCACCGTCGGGAGGAAGTGGGAGAACAGGAAGCTGGTGGAGGCCCTCAGGGAATACCTGGAGGTGGAAGGATGTGGATAG
- the hisF gene encoding imidazole glycerol phosphate synthase subunit HisF has translation MLAKRVIAALDIKAGRVVKGIKFQNIRDAGDPVELAKRYEEEGIDEIVFLDITASYEKRGILLDLVERIAGEIYVPFTVGGGIRTVEEAREIIKRGADKVFINTAAVERPELVREIAEIVGTANLVVAIDAKWNGSFWEVYTHGGRKARGIDAVEWAKRVEELGAGEILLTSMDTDGTKEGFDIPLTKAVAEAVDIPVIASGGAGKPEHFYEAFKAGAEAALAASIFHYGEYTVGELKEYLAKRGIPVRLDY, from the coding sequence ATGCTCGCCAAAAGGGTAATCGCGGCGCTGGACATAAAGGCCGGCCGGGTCGTCAAGGGGATAAAGTTCCAGAACATACGCGACGCCGGCGACCCCGTCGAGCTGGCGAAGCGCTACGAGGAAGAGGGGATAGATGAGATAGTCTTCCTCGACATCACCGCCTCCTACGAGAAGAGGGGAATCCTTCTCGACCTCGTGGAGAGAATCGCGGGGGAAATATACGTCCCCTTCACGGTGGGAGGGGGCATAAGGACGGTTGAAGAGGCGAGGGAGATAATCAAGCGCGGCGCCGACAAGGTCTTCATCAACACGGCCGCCGTTGAGAGACCTGAACTGGTGAGGGAGATAGCAGAAATCGTCGGAACTGCCAACCTCGTGGTGGCGATAGACGCCAAGTGGAACGGCTCCTTCTGGGAGGTCTACACCCACGGCGGGAGGAAGGCAAGGGGAATTGATGCGGTCGAGTGGGCTAAGCGTGTTGAGGAGCTTGGAGCAGGGGAAATACTGCTCACGAGTATGGACACCGACGGGACAAAGGAAGGCTTCGACATACCCCTGACGAAAGCCGTTGCAGAGGCGGTAGATATTCCCGTCATAGCCTCTGGAGGGGCTGGAAAGCCCGAACACTTCTACGAGGCTTTCAAAGCCGGAGCCGAGGCGGCATTGGCGGCTTCAATCTTCCATTACGGCGAGTACACGGTCGGGGAGCTGAAGGAGTATTTGGCCAAGAGGGGGATTCCGGTCAGACTCGACTACTGA
- the proC gene encoding pyrroline-5-carboxylate reductase, with the protein MRIAVIGAGTIGGAIAAALKEAGHDVVATRRNVDKAAWLKDRGIPVLRDNRKAVESAEVVFLAVKPSKVRAVLEETADAIEGKIVISVVAGIRLKELKRLANAKFVRAMPNIAILVRESFTAYSTDDLDSGEIRLVESLMKTFGVCARVEEEHMDAITGLSGSGPAYVTVFLEAMMYGGLRTGLPRDIAKLAALQTLLGTARLLMETEAHPAEVREWVITPGGTTIDGVFELEEGKIRTAVMKAVDAAAKKSRILSRRV; encoded by the coding sequence GTGAGGATAGCGGTTATAGGTGCGGGGACGATTGGGGGTGCCATTGCTGCCGCTCTAAAAGAGGCCGGGCACGATGTCGTGGCGACCCGTAGGAACGTGGACAAGGCCGCGTGGCTGAAGGATAGAGGAATCCCAGTCCTAAGGGACAACAGAAAAGCCGTCGAAAGTGCCGAAGTCGTTTTCCTCGCCGTCAAGCCAAGCAAGGTCAGGGCGGTCCTTGAGGAGACAGCGGACGCAATTGAAGGAAAAATCGTGATATCTGTGGTTGCTGGGATAAGACTCAAAGAACTCAAAAGACTCGCCAATGCCAAGTTCGTGAGGGCCATGCCCAACATAGCCATACTTGTCAGGGAGTCGTTCACGGCGTACTCGACGGACGACCTTGACAGCGGGGAGATACGGCTCGTCGAGAGCCTGATGAAGACCTTCGGCGTGTGCGCAAGGGTGGAGGAAGAACACATGGACGCCATAACGGGGCTGAGCGGCTCCGGGCCGGCCTACGTCACTGTTTTTCTTGAGGCCATGATGTACGGAGGACTGAGGACGGGGCTTCCGAGGGACATCGCAAAACTCGCCGCGCTCCAGACCCTGCTCGGCACCGCGAGGCTCCTGATGGAGACCGAAGCACATCCAGCGGAGGTGAGGGAGTGGGTGATCACCCCCGGCGGGACGACCATAGACGGCGTGTTTGAGCTGGAGGAGGGAAAGATAAGGACGGCCGTCATGAAGGCGGTGGATGCCGCCGCCAAAAAGTCGAGAATACTCTCAAGGAGGGTATGA